The following coding sequences are from one Streptomyces sp. NBC_01485 window:
- a CDS encoding Zn-ribbon domain-containing OB-fold protein, with the protein MPEVLKAPLVVEFPFTRSLGPVQSAFLTGLREQVVLGVRAGDGRVLVPPVEYDPVTAEEIRDLVEVAATGTVTTWAWNHAPRRGQPLAGPFAWVLVRLDGAGTGLLHVLDAPGPDAVHTGMRVRIRWAEERTGAITDIACFEPYDGVPGQLTGSNGEFEGERVTGIVAPARLDYTYSPGRAQSAYIAALSTQRTVGERCPSCRKVYVPPRGACPTCGVPTAEQIEVGPRGTVTTFCIVNIKARNLDIEVPYVYAHIALDGADLALHGRIGGIPYDQVRMGLRVEPVWTEGARYPDHYRPTGEPDADYDAYKELL; encoded by the coding sequence ATGCCCGAAGTCCTCAAGGCTCCCCTGGTTGTTGAGTTCCCGTTCACTCGGTCCCTCGGTCCTGTGCAGAGTGCCTTCCTCACTGGGCTGCGTGAGCAGGTGGTCCTCGGGGTGCGGGCCGGCGACGGTCGCGTGCTCGTGCCGCCCGTCGAGTACGACCCCGTCACCGCCGAGGAGATCCGCGATCTTGTGGAGGTGGCCGCTACCGGGACGGTGACCACCTGGGCCTGGAACCACGCTCCCCGCCGGGGCCAGCCTCTGGCCGGCCCGTTCGCCTGGGTGCTGGTCCGGCTCGACGGTGCCGGCACCGGCCTCCTGCACGTCCTCGACGCCCCCGGCCCCGACGCCGTCCACACCGGGATGCGCGTCCGGATCCGCTGGGCCGAGGAACGCACCGGCGCCATCACCGATATCGCCTGCTTCGAGCCGTACGACGGCGTACCGGGCCAACTGACCGGCAGCAACGGGGAGTTCGAGGGTGAGCGGGTCACCGGCATCGTCGCCCCCGCCCGCCTCGACTACACCTACTCGCCCGGCCGTGCCCAGTCCGCCTACATCGCCGCGCTCTCCACCCAGCGCACGGTCGGTGAACGCTGCCCGTCCTGCCGCAAGGTGTACGTACCGCCGCGCGGGGCCTGCCCCACCTGCGGTGTGCCGACCGCCGAGCAGATCGAGGTCGGGCCGCGCGGGACCGTCACCACCTTCTGCATCGTCAACATCAAGGCGAGGAACCTCGACATCGAAGTCCCCTACGTCTACGCCCACATCGCCCTCGACGGCGCCGACCTCGCCCTGCACGGACGCATCGGCGGCATCCCCTACGACCAGGTCCGCATGGGCCTGCGCGTCGAACCCGTGTGGACGGAAGGCGCCCGCTACCCCGACCACTACCGGCCGACCGGCGAACCCGACGCGGACTACGACGCCTACAAGGAGCTGCTGTGA
- a CDS encoding crotonase/enoyl-CoA hydratase family protein codes for MGGTEHLTVRREGATLVLTLNRPEARNALSIAMLVGLYDGWLEADEDDSVRSIVFTGAGGAFCAGMDLKALAGQGMEGEQYRDRLKADPDLHWKAMLRHHRPRKPVIAAVEGHCVAGGTEMLQGTDIRVAGESATFGLFEVRRGLFPIGGSTVRLQRQIPRTHALEMLLTGRPYSAREAAAIGLVGHVVPDGTALEKALEIAERVNSCGPLAVEAVKASVYESAELTETEGLAAELVRGWPVFDTVDAKEGARAFAEKRSPVYKRE; via the coding sequence ATGGGCGGTACCGAACACCTCACGGTGCGGCGCGAAGGCGCCACACTCGTGCTCACGCTCAACCGGCCGGAGGCCAGGAACGCGCTCTCGATCGCCATGCTCGTCGGCCTGTACGACGGCTGGCTGGAGGCCGACGAGGACGACTCGGTCCGCTCGATCGTGTTCACCGGAGCGGGCGGCGCGTTCTGCGCCGGCATGGATCTCAAGGCCCTCGCCGGCCAGGGCATGGAAGGGGAGCAGTACCGCGACCGGCTCAAGGCCGACCCCGACCTGCACTGGAAGGCGATGCTGCGCCACCACCGCCCCCGCAAGCCGGTGATCGCCGCCGTCGAGGGCCACTGCGTCGCGGGCGGAACGGAGATGCTCCAGGGCACCGATATCCGCGTCGCGGGCGAGTCCGCCACCTTCGGCCTCTTCGAGGTGCGGCGCGGCCTGTTCCCGATCGGCGGCTCCACGGTCCGCCTGCAACGACAGATCCCGCGCACCCACGCCCTGGAGATGCTGCTCACCGGGCGCCCGTACAGCGCGCGGGAGGCTGCCGCCATCGGCTTGGTCGGGCATGTCGTCCCCGACGGCACGGCCCTGGAGAAGGCGCTGGAGATCGCCGAACGGGTCAACTCCTGCGGCCCGTTGGCGGTCGAGGCCGTCAAGGCGTCGGTGTACGAGAGCGCCGAGCTCACCGAGACGGAGGGGCTCGCGGCGGAGCTCGTCCGGGGGTGGCCGGTGTTCGACACCGTCGATGCGAAGGAAGGCGCCCGTGCGTTTGCGGAGAAGCGGTCACCCGTTTACAAGCGAGAGTGA
- a CDS encoding thiolase domain-containing protein, producing the protein MTREESSGVRDVAVVAFAQTDVLRTTDELSEVEMLMPVLHSVLDRTGLKTADIGFTCSGSSDYLAGRAFSFTLALDGVGAWPPIAESHVEMDGAWALYEAWTKLLTGDADTALVYAYGKSSPGSVRDVLTRQLDPYYVAPLWPDSVALAALQARALIDAGDTDEPALAAIGARSRRVATLNSRAQLRGSVPQGEYVVRPLRTGDCPPVGDGAAAVILAAGERARELCSRPAWIRGIDHRIEAHALGVRDLTDSPSTRLAAQKAGVFERPVDTAELHAPFSSQEVVLRKALRLDDSVRVNLSGGPLAANPMMAAGLVRIGEAAARIHRGESDRALAHATSGPCLQQNLVAVLEGEPR; encoded by the coding sequence GTGACCCGTGAGGAATCCTCAGGCGTCCGCGACGTCGCGGTGGTGGCCTTCGCGCAGACCGACGTCCTGCGCACCACCGACGAGCTCTCCGAAGTGGAGATGCTCATGCCGGTCCTGCACAGCGTCCTCGACCGGACCGGCCTGAAGACCGCCGACATAGGCTTCACCTGCTCCGGCTCCAGCGACTACCTCGCCGGCCGCGCCTTCTCCTTCACCCTCGCCCTCGACGGCGTCGGCGCCTGGCCGCCCATCGCCGAGTCCCACGTCGAGATGGACGGCGCCTGGGCGCTGTACGAGGCGTGGACCAAACTGCTCACCGGCGACGCGGACACCGCGCTCGTCTACGCCTACGGCAAGTCCTCGCCCGGCTCCGTGCGCGACGTGCTCACCCGCCAACTCGACCCGTACTACGTCGCCCCCCTGTGGCCCGACTCCGTCGCCCTCGCCGCGCTCCAGGCCCGGGCCCTGATCGACGCGGGCGACACCGACGAACCCGCCCTCGCCGCGATCGGCGCCCGCAGCCGACGGGTCGCCACCCTCAACTCCCGTGCCCAACTGCGGGGTTCGGTGCCCCAGGGGGAGTACGTCGTACGGCCGTTGCGCACCGGCGACTGCCCGCCGGTCGGCGACGGGGCCGCCGCCGTGATCCTCGCGGCGGGGGAGCGGGCCCGCGAGCTGTGCTCCCGGCCCGCCTGGATCCGGGGCATCGACCACCGCATCGAGGCCCACGCGCTCGGCGTGCGCGACCTGACCGACTCGCCCTCCACGCGCCTCGCCGCCCAGAAGGCGGGCGTGTTCGAACGGCCCGTCGACACCGCCGAGTTGCACGCGCCGTTCAGCTCGCAGGAGGTCGTCCTGCGCAAGGCGCTGCGGCTGGACGACAGCGTGCGGGTGAACCTGTCCGGCGGCCCGCTCGCCGCCAACCCCATGATGGCCGCCGGCCTCGTCCGCATCGGCGAGGCCGCCGCCCGCATCCACCGGGGCGAGTCCGACCGCGCCCTCGCCCACGCCACCTCCGGCCCGTGTCTCCAGCAGAACCTGGTCGCCGTACTCGAAGGGGAACCGCGATGA
- a CDS encoding acyl-CoA synthetase, with translation MEYNLADLFESVVDVAADREALVYVDHPGTGAERRLTYAELDTAANRIGHHLLDSGLRPGEHLGLHLYNGVEYLQTVLGCLKARIVPVNVNYRYVEEELVYLYRDADLAALVFDAEFTDRVAAALPQAPALRHLIRVGPAGEGISSFTEAEAGGSPGRGFPARSGDDQFIIYTGGTTGLPKGVMWRQEDLFFSGLGGGSPTGEPVKKPEEIAERVAAGGTGITFFPTPPLMHGTSTLTAFIGFNFGQRVVIHRKFVPEEVLRTVEKEKVTSISLVGDAMLRPLIDALEGPMKGTDCSSVFSVSSSGAIMSDTVRRQFRALLPNAMLLNNFGSSESGFNGTATEDSGPERGFRVRVNSRTQVVDPATYEPVAPGEVGRVAQHGHVPLGYYNDPVKTAETFFEKDGERWVLLGDMATVDEEGVVVVLGRGSQCINTGGEKVYPEEVEQALKSHPDVYDALVAGVPDATWGNHVAAVVQVRTGAPLPSLEDIQGHCRTRLAGYKIPRQLVLTEAIRRSPSGKADYRWAREVAVAEDR, from the coding sequence GTGGAGTACAACCTTGCCGACCTGTTCGAGTCGGTCGTCGACGTGGCGGCCGACCGTGAGGCGCTCGTGTACGTCGACCACCCCGGCACGGGCGCGGAACGGCGGCTGACGTACGCGGAGTTGGACACAGCCGCCAATCGGATCGGCCATCACCTCCTCGACAGCGGGCTGCGGCCCGGCGAGCATCTCGGCCTGCATCTGTACAACGGCGTCGAGTATCTGCAGACGGTGCTGGGCTGCCTGAAGGCGCGGATCGTGCCGGTCAACGTCAACTACCGCTATGTGGAGGAGGAGTTGGTCTACCTCTACCGGGACGCTGACCTGGCCGCGCTGGTCTTCGACGCGGAGTTCACCGACCGGGTGGCGGCGGCGCTTCCGCAGGCGCCGGCGCTGCGGCACCTGATCCGGGTGGGTCCGGCCGGCGAGGGCATCTCCTCCTTCACGGAGGCCGAGGCGGGCGGTTCCCCCGGGCGCGGGTTCCCGGCCCGCTCGGGCGACGACCAGTTCATCATCTACACCGGCGGCACGACCGGCCTGCCCAAGGGTGTGATGTGGCGTCAGGAGGACCTGTTCTTCTCGGGGTTGGGCGGTGGCTCGCCGACCGGGGAGCCGGTGAAGAAGCCGGAGGAGATCGCCGAGCGGGTGGCGGCGGGGGGTACGGGGATCACCTTCTTCCCCACTCCCCCGCTGATGCACGGCACTTCCACGCTCACCGCCTTCATCGGCTTCAACTTCGGCCAACGTGTGGTGATCCACCGCAAGTTCGTGCCCGAGGAAGTGCTGCGGACGGTCGAGAAGGAGAAGGTCACCAGCATCTCCCTGGTGGGCGACGCGATGCTGCGGCCGTTGATCGACGCGCTCGAGGGTCCGATGAAGGGCACGGACTGCTCGTCGGTGTTCAGCGTGTCCTCGTCCGGGGCGATCATGTCGGACACGGTCCGCCGGCAGTTCCGGGCACTGCTGCCCAACGCGATGCTGCTGAACAACTTCGGCTCCTCGGAGTCCGGCTTCAACGGCACGGCGACGGAGGACTCCGGGCCCGAGCGCGGCTTCCGGGTGCGGGTCAACTCCCGTACGCAGGTGGTCGATCCGGCCACGTACGAGCCGGTTGCGCCGGGCGAGGTGGGCCGGGTCGCCCAGCACGGCCATGTCCCCCTCGGCTACTACAACGACCCGGTGAAAACGGCCGAGACCTTCTTCGAGAAGGACGGCGAGCGCTGGGTGCTGCTCGGCGACATGGCGACCGTCGACGAGGAGGGCGTGGTCGTCGTCCTCGGCCGTGGCTCGCAGTGCATCAACACCGGGGGCGAGAAGGTGTACCCCGAGGAGGTCGAGCAGGCCCTGAAGTCGCACCCGGACGTGTACGACGCCCTGGTGGCCGGGGTGCCGGACGCGACGTGGGGCAACCATGTGGCGGCGGTGGTGCAGGTGCGCACGGGTGCCCCGCTGCCCTCCCTGGAGGACATCCAGGGTCACTGCCGCACGCGGCTCGCCGGTTACAAGATCCCGCGTCAGCTGGTGCTCACCGAGGCCATCCGCCGCTCGCCGAGCGGGAAGGCGGACTACCGGTGGGCGCGGGAGGTGGCGGTCGCGGAGGACCGGTGA
- the paaK gene encoding phenylacetate--CoA ligase PaaK, which produces MRDARNLLDEGERLDEDALRALQLGRLRASLRHAYAHVPFYRDSFDKAGVHPDDCRALADLSRFPFTTKADLRAHYPYGMFAVPRDRVRRIHASSGTTGRPTVVGYTDADLSMWADMVARSIRAAGGRPGDTVHVAYGYGLFTGGLGAHYGAERLGCTVIPASGGMTSRQVLLIQDLKPRIIMVTPSYMLTLLDEFERQGVDPRSTSLRVGVFGAEPWTEAMRQEIEERFAIDAVDIYGLSEVIGPGVAQECVETKDGLHIWEDHFFPEVVDPITGEVLPEGAEGELVFTSLTKEAMPIVRYRTRDLTALLPGTARVFRRMRKVTGRSDDMVILRGVNLFPTQIEEIVLRTPAVAPHFQLRLTREGRLDALTVRAEARPDATPADRVTAAHAIAAAVKDGIGVSVSVEIVDPESLERSVGKIRRIVDERPRES; this is translated from the coding sequence ATGAGGGATGCGCGGAACCTGCTGGACGAGGGCGAGCGCCTCGACGAGGACGCTCTGCGCGCGCTGCAACTGGGGCGTCTGCGGGCCTCGTTGCGTCACGCGTACGCCCATGTGCCCTTCTACCGCGACTCCTTCGACAAGGCCGGCGTCCACCCCGACGACTGCCGTGCCCTCGCCGATCTGTCCCGCTTCCCCTTCACCACCAAGGCGGACCTGCGCGCGCACTACCCGTACGGGATGTTCGCCGTCCCCCGGGACCGCGTCCGCCGCATCCACGCCTCCAGCGGCACCACCGGCCGTCCGACGGTCGTCGGCTACACGGACGCCGACCTGTCCATGTGGGCGGACATGGTGGCCCGTTCGATCCGCGCGGCTGGCGGCCGCCCCGGCGACACGGTCCATGTGGCGTACGGGTACGGCCTGTTCACCGGCGGCCTCGGCGCCCACTACGGCGCCGAACGCCTCGGCTGTACGGTGATCCCGGCGTCCGGCGGCATGACGTCCCGTCAGGTCCTGCTGATCCAGGACCTGAAGCCGCGGATCATCATGGTGACCCCCTCCTACATGCTCACCCTCCTCGACGAGTTCGAACGGCAGGGCGTCGACCCCCGCTCCACATCGCTGCGCGTGGGCGTGTTCGGCGCCGAGCCGTGGACGGAGGCGATGCGTCAGGAGATCGAGGAGCGCTTCGCGATCGACGCCGTCGACATATACGGGCTGTCGGAGGTGATCGGGCCGGGGGTCGCGCAGGAGTGCGTGGAGACCAAGGACGGCCTCCACATCTGGGAGGACCACTTCTTCCCGGAGGTGGTCGACCCGATCACCGGCGAGGTCCTCCCGGAGGGCGCGGAGGGCGAGTTGGTGTTCACCTCGCTCACCAAGGAGGCGATGCCGATCGTCCGCTACCGCACCCGTGACCTGACGGCCCTGCTGCCGGGCACGGCGCGCGTCTTCCGGCGGATGCGGAAGGTGACCGGCCGCAGCGACGACATGGTCATCCTGCGCGGGGTGAACCTCTTCCCGACCCAGATCGAGGAGATCGTGCTGCGCACCCCGGCCGTGGCGCCGCACTTCCAGCTCCGCCTGACCCGCGAGGGCCGCCTCGACGCCCTCACGGTCCGTGCGGAGGCCCGCCCCGACGCCACCCCCGCGGACCGCGTCACCGCCGCGCACGCCATCGCGGCGGCGGTGAAGGACGGCATCGGGGTGTCGGTCTCGGTCGAGATCGTGGACCCGGAGTCGCTGGAGCGGTCGGTGGGCAAGATCAGGCGGATCGTTGACGAACGTCCACGGGAGTCATGA
- a CDS encoding acyl-CoA synthetase: protein MTPGHGSTVDGVLRRSARRTPARVAVEYRDRTWTYEELDEAVSRAASVLLGEGLAPGDRVGAYGHNSDAYLIAFLACARAGLVHVPVNQNLTGDDLTYIVDQSGSALVLADPDLAGRLPDRVRTLALRDADDSLLARLPATALYDGPEPRAEDLVQLLYTSGTTAQPKGAMMTHRALVHEYLSAIAALDLSAGDRPAHSLPLYHSAQLHVFLLPYLAVGATNIVLDAPDGDQLFDLIEEGRVDSLFAPPTVWIGLANRPDFTTRDLSALRKAYYGASIMPVPVLERLRERLPKLGFYNCFGQSEIGPLATVLAPDEHKGRMDSCGRTVLFVDARVVDEDGVEVPDGTPGEVVYRSPQLCEGYWDKPEETEVAFRDGWFHSGDLAVRDADGYYTIVDRVKDVINSGGVLVASRQVEDALYTHDAVAEAAVIGLPDEKWIEAVTAVVVPRGEVTEDELIAHARERLTNFKAPKRVLFVDELPRNASGKILKRELRDRFTS from the coding sequence ATGACGCCCGGACATGGCAGTACGGTCGACGGGGTGCTGCGACGCAGCGCCCGTCGCACCCCGGCGCGCGTCGCCGTCGAGTACCGCGACCGCACCTGGACCTACGAGGAACTCGACGAGGCCGTCTCACGCGCGGCGAGCGTCCTGCTCGGCGAGGGGCTCGCCCCCGGCGACCGGGTCGGCGCCTACGGGCACAACTCCGACGCCTACCTCATCGCCTTCCTCGCCTGCGCCCGCGCGGGCCTGGTCCACGTCCCCGTCAACCAGAACCTCACCGGCGACGACCTGACGTACATCGTCGACCAGTCGGGCAGTGCCCTGGTCCTCGCCGATCCCGACCTCGCGGGCCGACTCCCCGACCGCGTCAGGACGTTGGCCCTGCGCGACGCCGACGACTCCCTCCTCGCCCGACTCCCCGCGACCGCCCTGTACGACGGCCCCGAGCCGCGCGCCGAGGATCTGGTGCAACTGCTCTACACCTCGGGCACGACGGCCCAGCCCAAGGGCGCGATGATGACCCACCGTGCCCTGGTGCACGAGTACCTGAGTGCGATCGCCGCCCTCGACCTGAGCGCCGGCGACCGCCCCGCGCACTCCCTCCCGCTGTACCACTCGGCACAGCTGCACGTGTTCCTGCTGCCGTACCTCGCGGTCGGCGCCACGAACATCGTGCTGGACGCGCCCGACGGCGACCAGCTCTTCGATCTCATCGAGGAGGGCCGCGTCGACAGCCTCTTCGCCCCGCCCACCGTGTGGATCGGCCTCGCGAACCGCCCCGACTTCACGACCCGAGACCTCAGCGCGCTGCGCAAGGCGTACTACGGGGCGTCGATCATGCCGGTGCCCGTCCTGGAGCGCCTGCGCGAACGCCTGCCCAAACTGGGGTTCTACAACTGCTTCGGCCAGAGCGAGATCGGCCCGCTCGCCACCGTCCTTGCCCCCGACGAGCACAAGGGCCGCATGGACTCCTGCGGGCGCACGGTCCTGTTCGTGGACGCCCGGGTCGTCGACGAGGACGGCGTGGAGGTCCCCGACGGCACACCCGGTGAAGTCGTCTACCGTTCCCCGCAGTTGTGCGAGGGCTACTGGGACAAGCCCGAGGAGACCGAAGTGGCCTTCCGTGACGGCTGGTTCCACTCCGGCGACCTCGCCGTCCGCGACGCCGACGGCTACTACACGATCGTCGACCGGGTGAAGGACGTCATCAACTCCGGTGGCGTACTGGTCGCTTCACGCCAGGTCGAGGACGCGCTGTACACCCACGACGCCGTCGCCGAGGCCGCCGTGATCGGGCTGCCCGACGAGAAATGGATCGAGGCGGTCACGGCCGTGGTCGTCCCGCGCGGCGAGGTCACCGAGGACGAGCTCATCGCCCACGCCCGCGAGAGACTCACGAACTTCAAGGCCCCCAAGCGCGTGCTCTTCGTGGACGAACTGCCCCGCAACGCGAGCGGCAAGATCCTCAAGCGGGAGCTGCGGGACCGGTTCACCTCATGA
- a CDS encoding cytochrome P450 produces the protein MSSAVPERERVWRVGTAPGIFPLLGHGIALYRRPLAFLNSLPGHGDLVEIRLGPQRAWMVCHPELVHRMLKDSRTFDKGGPLFDRLRVLMGDGLVTSRHAEHRRQRRLLQPAFLPSRLPDQTELMAQEAEAVCRDWRPGQEVDVSAAMMALSTRMISRVLFSDSLDAATSAEVRECLADIVRGLFVRTVVPVDALFRVPTPANRRYRRAVARVHAITDAAIAERRRGTPRDDLLGTLLEASRATGSDAADATEAADGAEAADAAITEQEVHDHLVSLLLTGAESTALCMASAFSLLAQDPQSERRLHAEVDSVLGGRQRPDPDDLTRLPYTRSVVHETLRHSPPGWLFTRVTTRETELAGHRLPRGATVLYSPYLLQHDPASFPDPDRFLPERWLPGRATAAPHGAMLPFATGSRKCIGDAFAMAEVTVALATVASRWRLTHLPGPVAPPRPGATLGPRSLLMICEPRSRASIGGSPRAGSSARRETAELPVAECPVHDSQDSRKAGDTGVDHA, from the coding sequence ATGAGTAGCGCTGTGCCGGAACGAGAACGCGTATGGAGGGTGGGTACTGCGCCAGGCATATTCCCACTCCTCGGCCACGGTATCGCCTTGTACCGTCGCCCGTTGGCTTTTCTGAATTCTTTGCCCGGCCATGGAGATCTGGTCGAGATCCGACTCGGTCCGCAGCGGGCCTGGATGGTGTGTCATCCGGAGTTGGTCCACCGGATGCTCAAGGACTCGCGCACCTTCGACAAGGGGGGTCCGCTGTTCGACAGGCTCCGGGTGCTGATGGGCGACGGTCTGGTCACGAGCCGCCACGCGGAGCACCGGCGCCAGCGCAGGCTGCTGCAACCCGCGTTCCTCCCGTCCCGGCTGCCCGATCAGACGGAGCTGATGGCCCAGGAGGCGGAGGCGGTGTGCCGCGACTGGCGTCCCGGGCAGGAGGTCGACGTCAGCGCGGCCATGATGGCACTGTCGACGCGGATGATCAGCCGCGTCCTCTTCTCCGACTCGCTCGACGCCGCGACGTCCGCCGAGGTGCGGGAGTGTCTGGCGGACATCGTCCGTGGCCTGTTCGTCCGCACCGTCGTGCCGGTCGACGCCCTGTTCCGCGTCCCCACGCCCGCGAACCGTCGCTACCGGCGGGCGGTCGCCCGCGTGCACGCGATCACCGACGCGGCCATCGCCGAGCGCCGTCGGGGCACTCCCCGCGACGACCTGCTGGGGACCCTGCTGGAGGCCTCGCGCGCCACCGGCTCGGACGCGGCAGACGCGACAGAGGCGGCAGACGGGGCAGAGGCGGCAGACGCGGCGATCACCGAGCAGGAGGTCCACGACCACCTCGTCTCGCTCCTGCTCACCGGGGCCGAGAGCACCGCCCTGTGCATGGCGTCCGCCTTCAGCCTCCTGGCGCAGGATCCACAGTCGGAGCGCCGTCTGCACGCGGAGGTCGACAGCGTGCTCGGCGGACGGCAGCGGCCTGATCCCGACGATCTGACGCGCCTCCCCTACACCCGAAGCGTCGTCCACGAGACGCTGCGCCACTCCCCGCCCGGCTGGCTCTTCACCCGCGTCACCACCAGGGAGACGGAGCTCGCCGGGCACCGTCTCCCCCGGGGAGCCACCGTCCTGTACAGCCCCTACCTGCTGCAGCACGATCCCGCGTCGTTCCCCGACCCCGACCGGTTCCTCCCCGAGCGCTGGCTGCCGGGACGGGCCACCGCCGCACCGCACGGTGCGATGCTGCCGTTCGCCACGGGCAGCCGTAAGTGCATCGGCGACGCCTTCGCCATGGCGGAGGTCACGGTGGCCCTGGCCACCGTCGCCTCCCGCTGGCGTCTGACCCATCTGCCCGGCCCCGTCGCACCACCGCGTCCCGGGGCGACGCTGGGGCCGAGGTCCCTGCTGATGATCTGCGAGCCCCGTTCCCGCGCGTCGATCGGCGGCTCACCTCGTGCGGGTTCCAGCGCGCGCCGAGAAACCGCGGAACTCCCCGTAGCCGAATGCCCCGTACACGACTCTCAGGACTCTCGAAAGGCCGGTGACACCGGTGTCGACCACGCATGA
- a CDS encoding (-)-alpha-amorphene synthase: MSTTHEEATLAVQDEMRASSLKELIDTHLYMPFPFLQNRHESAAVAGVDAWLRERGLTDEPEVAAMIGYTRPAELASYNSPTVDADILQLVADQIAYQFVFDDRAEEVGRESPGLLLPMLSESIGILRDGEPPHTPLGAALADLHRRVRERCTPAQAERWAWKSREYVHGLLYEAVAQAHPFPMGIGLCSSVRSLIAGVEPFYPLCEAAQPCELAPEELGHPVMQRLSRLSADAAVWIPDLFSAVKEHQTGGMINLALAHQRTHQCSLPAAVMLAIRQINGTISEIERLYTEIKPELSAAGVGYVDGMIGWIRGCYYWSRTVPRYADTSMAPAHL; this comes from the coding sequence GTGTCGACCACGCATGAAGAAGCCACGCTCGCCGTACAGGACGAAATGCGTGCCTCCAGCCTGAAAGAACTGATCGACACCCACCTCTACATGCCCTTCCCGTTCCTGCAGAATCGCCACGAATCCGCGGCGGTCGCCGGCGTCGACGCATGGCTGCGCGAGAGGGGGCTGACCGACGAACCGGAGGTGGCGGCGATGATCGGCTACACCCGGCCCGCCGAACTCGCGTCGTACAACAGCCCGACCGTGGACGCCGACATCCTCCAGCTCGTGGCCGATCAGATCGCCTACCAGTTCGTCTTCGACGACCGGGCGGAAGAGGTCGGCCGGGAGTCTCCAGGCCTGCTGCTGCCCATGCTGAGCGAGAGCATCGGAATCCTGCGGGACGGCGAACCGCCCCACACCCCGCTGGGAGCGGCCCTGGCCGATCTCCACCGGCGAGTCCGCGAGCGGTGCACACCCGCACAGGCCGAGCGGTGGGCGTGGAAGAGCCGCGAGTACGTGCACGGCCTGTTGTACGAGGCGGTGGCACAGGCCCATCCCTTCCCCATGGGGATCGGACTGTGCAGCTCGGTGCGTTCGCTCATCGCGGGCGTCGAGCCCTTCTACCCGCTGTGCGAGGCCGCGCAGCCGTGCGAACTGGCCCCCGAGGAACTCGGTCACCCCGTGATGCAACGCCTGAGTCGGCTGTCGGCCGATGCGGCGGTGTGGATTCCCGACCTGTTCTCCGCGGTGAAGGAGCATCAGACGGGCGGAATGATCAATCTCGCCCTCGCCCACCAGCGCACCCACCAGTGCTCCCTGCCGGCGGCCGTCATGCTGGCCATCCGGCAGATCAACGGCACGATCAGCGAGATCGAGAGGCTGTACACGGAGATCAAACCGGAGTTGAGCGCCGCCGGGGTCGGCTACGTGGACGGCATGATCGGCTGGATCCGCGGGTGTTACTACTGGTCCCGCACCGTGCCGCGCTACGCGGACACCTCGATGGCACCCGCCCACCTGTGA